A window of the Mesorhizobium opportunistum WSM2075 genome harbors these coding sequences:
- a CDS encoding ABC transporter permease: MLDIRRIPIPALIGLVLTALFVLAAIFAPWISPHDNAEIVGDVWEPMSAAHFLGTDNLGRDLLSRMIYGARITLFIAVLATALSFSLGAILGFSAAVFGGWFDTILSRLVDLLMSIPTLIMGLVVLSVLPTNLVTLILVMGILDSTRVYRLSRAVAVDINVMDYVEAAKLRGEGSGWIIFREILPNALSPLVSELGLRFIYAVLFLSTLSFLGLGVQPPDADWGGMVKENKDGIVFGIAAALIPAGAIAALAISVNLVADWILNRTTSLKGGRG, encoded by the coding sequence ATGCTTGACATAAGACGCATCCCCATTCCCGCTCTGATCGGCCTGGTGCTGACCGCGCTGTTCGTTCTGGCGGCGATCTTCGCACCGTGGATCTCGCCGCACGACAATGCCGAGATCGTCGGCGACGTATGGGAACCGATGTCGGCGGCGCATTTTCTGGGTACCGACAATCTCGGCCGCGATCTGTTGTCACGCATGATCTACGGCGCGCGCATCACGCTGTTCATCGCCGTGCTTGCCACCGCGCTGTCCTTCTCGCTCGGCGCCATTCTTGGTTTCTCGGCGGCGGTGTTCGGCGGCTGGTTCGACACCATCCTGTCGCGCCTCGTCGATCTCCTGATGTCGATCCCGACGCTTATCATGGGCCTGGTCGTGCTTTCGGTGCTGCCGACGAACCTGGTGACGCTGATCCTGGTGATGGGCATTCTCGATTCGACCCGCGTCTACCGCCTGTCGCGCGCGGTCGCCGTCGACATCAACGTCATGGACTATGTCGAAGCCGCCAAACTGCGCGGCGAAGGCAGTGGCTGGATCATCTTCCGCGAGATCCTGCCCAACGCGCTGTCGCCGCTGGTCTCGGAACTCGGCCTGCGCTTCATCTATGCCGTGCTGTTCCTGTCGACCTTGTCCTTCCTCGGCCTTGGCGTGCAGCCGCCGGACGCCGACTGGGGCGGCATGGTCAAGGAGAACAAGGACGGCATCGTCTTCGGCATCGCCGCGGCGCTCATCCCGGCAGGCGCGATCGCGGCGCTTGCCATCTCGGTAAACCTTGTCGCCGACTGGATCCTCAACCGCACGACAAGCCTGAAGGGAGGACGCGGGTGA
- a CDS encoding ABC transporter ATP-binding protein, whose product MAETKAKPGQGKPGVLLDIRNLRIEATVYPPGEAPKNIVLVHDVSLTLEKGKVLGLIGESGAGKSTIGLSSMGYGRGGVRITGGEVLLNGRDILKGGKEGFRKLRGREVCYVAQSAAAAFNPAHRLMDQVVEATLLHGTATRAEAEKRAIALFKKLSLPNPETIGERFPHQVSGGQLQRVMTAMALCSEPDLIVFDEPTTALDVTTQIDVLAAIKDAIRDTHVAALYITHDLAVVAQVSDEIMVLRHGRLVEWGGTRQIIKEPRQEYTNALVSVHEIEHAEQKPGTTPFLSVKNVTAAYAGGHVKVLKNVSVDIYPGQTLAVVGESGSGKSTLARAITGLLPPEQGTVTFDGRPLANRLADRPKEDLRQLQMIYQMADVAMNPRQTVGTIIGRPLEFYFGMRGRQRDARVTELLDKIEMGKGFADRYPAELSGGQKQRVCIARSLAAKPKLIICDEVTSALDPLVANGILKLLLELQKEENVAYLFITHDLATVKSIADSIAVMYRGEVVRYGSKSTVLTPPFDAYTDLLLSSVPEMEIGWLEKAIKGRRMASAGN is encoded by the coding sequence ATGGCCGAGACCAAAGCGAAGCCCGGACAGGGAAAACCAGGCGTGCTGCTCGATATCCGCAATTTGCGCATCGAGGCGACGGTGTACCCGCCGGGCGAAGCGCCAAAAAATATCGTGCTGGTGCACGATGTCTCGCTGACCCTGGAAAAGGGCAAGGTGCTCGGCCTCATCGGCGAATCCGGCGCCGGCAAGTCGACCATCGGCCTGTCGTCCATGGGTTATGGCCGTGGCGGCGTGCGCATCACCGGCGGCGAGGTTTTGCTCAACGGCCGCGATATCCTGAAGGGCGGCAAGGAAGGGTTCCGCAAATTGCGCGGCCGCGAGGTCTGCTATGTCGCGCAGTCGGCGGCGGCCGCCTTCAACCCGGCGCACCGGCTGATGGACCAGGTGGTGGAAGCCACCTTGCTGCATGGCACCGCGACACGGGCCGAGGCCGAGAAGCGGGCGATCGCGCTCTTCAAGAAGCTCAGCCTGCCGAACCCCGAAACCATCGGCGAGCGCTTCCCGCACCAGGTCTCGGGCGGCCAGCTGCAGCGTGTGATGACGGCGATGGCGCTGTGTTCCGAGCCGGACCTGATCGTCTTCGACGAGCCGACGACGGCGCTCGACGTGACGACGCAGATCGACGTTCTGGCGGCAATCAAGGACGCCATCCGCGATACGCACGTGGCGGCGCTCTATATCACCCACGATCTTGCCGTCGTCGCCCAGGTCTCCGACGAGATCATGGTGCTGCGCCATGGAAGGCTGGTCGAATGGGGCGGCACGCGCCAGATCATCAAGGAGCCGCGCCAGGAATACACCAACGCGCTGGTCTCGGTGCATGAGATCGAGCACGCCGAGCAGAAGCCCGGCACGACACCGTTCCTGTCGGTCAAGAACGTCACCGCCGCTTATGCTGGCGGCCATGTGAAGGTGCTGAAGAACGTCTCGGTCGATATCTACCCGGGTCAGACGCTGGCCGTCGTCGGCGAGTCCGGCTCCGGCAAGTCCACCCTGGCGCGGGCCATCACCGGCCTCTTGCCGCCAGAACAGGGAACGGTGACCTTCGACGGGCGGCCGCTGGCCAACCGGCTTGCCGATCGGCCGAAGGAGGATCTGCGCCAGTTGCAGATGATCTACCAGATGGCCGATGTGGCGATGAACCCGCGCCAGACCGTCGGCACCATCATCGGCCGGCCGCTGGAGTTCTATTTCGGCATGCGCGGCAGGCAGCGCGACGCCCGCGTGACCGAACTGCTCGACAAGATCGAGATGGGTAAGGGTTTTGCCGACCGTTACCCGGCCGAGCTTTCCGGCGGCCAGAAGCAACGCGTCTGCATCGCCCGCTCGCTCGCCGCCAAGCCCAAGCTGATCATCTGCGACGAGGTGACCTCGGCGCTCGACCCGCTGGTGGCCAACGGCATCCTCAAGCTTTTGCTCGAACTGCAAAAGGAGGAGAACGTCGCATACCTGTTCATCACCCATGACCTCGCGACGGTGAAGTCTATCGCCGATTCGATCGCGGTGATGTATCGCGGCGAAGTGGTGCGCTACGGCTCGAAGAGCACGGTGCTGACGCCGCCCTTCGATGCCTATACCGACCTTTTGCTGTCGTCGGTTCCCGAGATGGAGATCGGCTGGCTGGAAAAGGCGATCAAGGGCCGCCGTATGGCCAGCGCGGGGAATTAG
- a CDS encoding sigma-70 family RNA polymerase sigma factor, whose protein sequence is MTAATETDRALVDRVAKGDRAAVRLLFMRHHARVYRFVVRQTGSELMADDIANEVFLELWRQAPGFEGRSEVSTWLLGIARFKALSLLRKKKEDWIDDEAAAAVPDSADTPEVVTMKEDKAAALRRLIDALPEEHRTVIDLAYYHGQSVTEIGEVLGIPVATVKTRMFYARKKLGEALKAAGYDRGWP, encoded by the coding sequence ATGACGGCAGCGACGGAGACCGATCGCGCGCTTGTCGACCGGGTCGCGAAGGGCGACCGTGCCGCCGTGCGGCTGCTGTTCATGCGTCATCACGCGCGGGTCTACCGCTTCGTGGTGCGCCAGACGGGATCGGAATTGATGGCGGACGATATCGCGAACGAGGTGTTTCTCGAACTGTGGCGCCAGGCGCCGGGCTTCGAGGGTCGCTCCGAAGTTTCGACATGGCTGCTCGGCATCGCCCGGTTCAAGGCGCTGTCGCTGCTGCGCAAGAAAAAGGAAGACTGGATCGACGACGAGGCCGCCGCCGCGGTGCCCGACAGCGCCGACACGCCCGAGGTCGTCACCATGAAGGAGGACAAGGCCGCTGCCTTGCGCCGCCTCATCGACGCCTTGCCCGAAGAGCACCGCACGGTGATCGACCTTGCCTATTACCACGGACAGTCGGTGACCGAGATCGGCGAGGTGCTCGGCATCCCGGTTGCGACCGTCAAAACCCGGATGTTCTACGCCCGCAAGAAACTCGGCGAGGCCCTCAAGGCCGCCGGTTACGACAGGGGGTGGCCATGA
- a CDS encoding ABC transporter substrate-binding protein — protein sequence MKTELDHLAELAGQGRISRRDFLGRTAALGVSAALATTLAGKAFAQTPAKGGILKAGLQGGESTNSLDPALNLSQVTFSFCKQWGEFLVRLKPDGGVENLIAEEIGASADAKTWTIKVRDGIEFHNGKTVAAEDVAATIERHADEKSKSGALGILKNIKGVKASGKEVIVTLGNADADFPYLMADYHLVIQPNGGKDNPNAGVSAGPYKVTVNQPGVRHGGERFANYWRGDKAGHADQIEIVVINDATARLAALQGGQVQLINRVEPKVVELVKRIPGVTIENVSGRGYYPFNMFCDTAPFDSNDLRMALKLAMDREELLEKILRGYGSVGNDFPINEAYPLFSADIEQRKFDPEKAAAAYKKSGHSGSIVLRTSDVAFPGAVDAAQLYQQSAAKAGIKIEIKREPGDGYWSEVWNKQPFSLSYWGGRATQDQMYSTGYVSTADWNDTRFKRPEFDKMLFTARAELDQAKRKAIYHDMAVLMRDEGGLIVPFFNQFIDAAATNKISGWVKNPNGEMMDGYALNECWLNA from the coding sequence ATGAAGACCGAACTCGACCATCTCGCTGAACTCGCCGGCCAGGGCCGGATATCGCGTCGCGACTTCCTCGGCCGCACGGCGGCATTGGGCGTGTCGGCGGCGCTGGCAACGACATTGGCCGGCAAGGCCTTCGCGCAGACGCCGGCCAAGGGCGGCATCCTCAAGGCCGGCCTGCAGGGCGGTGAATCGACCAACAGCCTCGATCCGGCGCTGAACCTCAGCCAGGTCACTTTCAGCTTCTGCAAGCAGTGGGGCGAATTCCTGGTCCGCCTCAAGCCCGACGGCGGCGTTGAGAACCTCATTGCCGAAGAGATTGGCGCCTCAGCCGACGCCAAGACCTGGACGATCAAGGTCCGCGACGGCATCGAGTTCCACAATGGCAAGACGGTCGCGGCGGAAGACGTCGCCGCCACCATCGAGCGCCATGCCGACGAAAAGTCCAAGTCCGGCGCGCTCGGCATCCTCAAGAACATCAAGGGCGTCAAGGCAAGCGGCAAGGAAGTCATCGTCACGCTCGGCAACGCCGACGCCGATTTCCCCTATCTGATGGCCGACTATCACCTCGTCATCCAGCCGAATGGCGGCAAGGACAATCCAAATGCCGGCGTCAGCGCCGGTCCCTACAAGGTCACCGTCAACCAGCCGGGCGTGCGCCATGGCGGCGAGCGTTTCGCCAACTACTGGCGTGGCGACAAGGCCGGCCATGCCGACCAGATCGAGATCGTCGTCATCAATGACGCGACGGCGCGGCTGGCTGCCTTGCAAGGTGGCCAGGTGCAGCTGATCAACCGTGTTGAGCCGAAGGTCGTCGAGCTGGTCAAGCGCATTCCCGGCGTCACCATCGAAAACGTCTCCGGCCGCGGCTACTATCCGTTCAACATGTTCTGCGACACCGCACCCTTCGACAGCAACGATCTGCGCATGGCGCTGAAGCTCGCCATGGACCGCGAGGAACTGCTCGAAAAAATCCTGCGCGGCTATGGCTCGGTGGGCAATGACTTCCCGATCAACGAAGCCTACCCGCTGTTTTCAGCCGATATCGAACAGCGCAAGTTCGATCCGGAAAAGGCGGCAGCGGCATACAAGAAGTCCGGCCACAGTGGCTCGATCGTGCTGCGCACCTCCGACGTCGCCTTCCCGGGCGCCGTCGATGCTGCGCAGCTCTACCAGCAGAGCGCCGCCAAGGCCGGCATCAAGATCGAGATCAAGCGCGAACCGGGCGACGGCTACTGGTCGGAGGTCTGGAACAAGCAGCCCTTCTCGCTCTCCTACTGGGGTGGTCGCGCCACGCAGGACCAGATGTATTCCACCGGCTATGTCTCGACCGCCGACTGGAACGACACGCGCTTCAAGCGGCCGGAGTTCGACAAGATGCTGTTCACAGCCCGCGCCGAACTCGACCAAGCCAAGCGCAAGGCGATCTATCATGACATGGCGGTGCTGATGCGCGACGAAGGCGGGCTGATCGTGCCGTTCTTCAACCAGTTCATCGACGCTGCGGCCACCAACAAGATCAGCGGCTGGGTCAAGAACCCGAATGGCGAGATGATGGACGGCTACGCACTGAATGAATGCTGGCTGAACGCCTAG
- a CDS encoding ABC transporter substrate-binding protein codes for MSNELEFLSRRVAAGKLSRRDFLGRAAALGIAAPFANSLLSSAARAAGPVKGGTLKAGLVGGESTNSLDPALFMTQVPFAFGKCWGEMIVELSPDGKLENRIAEEIGSSKDAKTWTLKIRDGVEFHNGKKVTAEDVAATLERHSDEKSKSGALGYMKGIETIKANGKEVVLTLKEANADLPYLLSDYHLIVQPNGGKDKADAGISAGPYKVTTNEPGVRHAGERFANYWQSDKMGHADQIEIIVINDATARTAALQGGQVNMINRVEPKIVDLIKRVPGVTIRNHAGPGHYVFIMHCNTAPFDNNDLRMALKLAIDREEMLTKVLRGYGSLGNDFPINSAYPLFTEIEQRKYDPDKAKFHYKKSGHDGTVLLRTSDVAFPGAVDASQLFQQSAAKAGIKIELKREPGDGYWNEVWNKQPFCASYWGGRSTQDQMYSTAYLSTADWNDTRFKRPDFDKMVLAARAELDEAKRKQMYHDMAVLVRDEGGLILPMFNQFIDATGAKVDGWVDDPHQELMNGYALAKCWLQA; via the coding sequence ATGTCGAATGAACTCGAATTCCTTAGCCGGCGCGTTGCAGCAGGCAAGCTGAGCCGTCGTGATTTTCTCGGCCGGGCGGCAGCGCTCGGCATCGCCGCACCCTTCGCCAACTCGCTGCTTTCAAGCGCGGCGCGGGCGGCCGGTCCGGTCAAGGGTGGCACGTTGAAGGCCGGCTTGGTCGGCGGTGAATCCACCAACAGTCTCGATCCGGCCCTGTTCATGACCCAGGTGCCGTTCGCCTTCGGCAAGTGCTGGGGCGAAATGATCGTCGAGCTGTCGCCCGACGGCAAACTCGAGAACCGCATCGCAGAGGAGATCGGCTCGTCCAAGGACGCCAAGACATGGACGCTGAAGATTCGCGACGGCGTCGAATTCCACAACGGCAAGAAGGTGACCGCCGAGGACGTGGCCGCGACGCTCGAGCGTCATTCCGACGAGAAATCGAAATCCGGTGCGCTCGGCTACATGAAGGGCATCGAGACCATCAAGGCCAATGGCAAGGAAGTGGTTCTGACGCTGAAGGAAGCCAATGCCGACCTTCCCTACCTGCTCAGCGACTATCACCTGATCGTCCAGCCCAATGGCGGCAAGGACAAGGCCGACGCCGGCATCTCGGCCGGACCCTATAAGGTCACCACCAACGAACCCGGCGTGCGCCATGCCGGCGAGCGCTTCGCCAATTACTGGCAGAGCGACAAGATGGGCCATGCCGACCAGATCGAGATCATCGTCATCAACGATGCGACGGCGCGCACGGCGGCTCTGCAGGGCGGCCAGGTCAACATGATCAACCGCGTCGAGCCGAAGATCGTCGACCTGATCAAGCGCGTGCCGGGCGTGACCATCCGCAACCACGCCGGCCCGGGCCACTACGTCTTCATCATGCATTGCAACACGGCGCCGTTCGACAACAACGATTTGCGCATGGCGCTGAAGCTGGCGATCGACCGCGAAGAGATGCTGACCAAGGTGCTGCGCGGCTACGGATCGCTCGGCAATGACTTCCCGATCAACTCCGCCTACCCGCTGTTCACGGAAATCGAACAGCGCAAGTACGATCCGGACAAGGCGAAGTTCCATTACAAGAAGTCGGGCCATGATGGCACCGTGCTTTTGAGGACCTCCGACGTCGCCTTCCCGGGCGCGGTCGATGCCTCGCAGCTCTTCCAGCAGAGCGCCGCCAAGGCCGGCATCAAGATCGAGCTCAAGCGCGAGCCCGGCGACGGCTATTGGAACGAGGTCTGGAACAAGCAGCCCTTCTGCGCTTCCTATTGGGGCGGGCGCTCGACGCAGGACCAGATGTATTCGACCGCCTATCTGTCGACCGCCGACTGGAACGATACGCGTTTCAAGCGCCCGGATTTCGACAAGATGGTGCTGGCGGCGCGCGCCGAGCTCGACGAGGCCAAGCGCAAGCAGATGTACCACGACATGGCTGTCCTGGTGCGCGACGAGGGCGGCCTGATCCTGCCGATGTTCAACCAGTTCATCGACGCGACCGGTGCCAAGGTCGATGGCTGGGTTGACGATCCGCATCAGGAGCTGATGAACGGCTACGCCTTGGCGAAGTGCTGGCTGCAGGCCTGA
- a CDS encoding ABC transporter permease translates to MSSPILKLIAQRIALGILLLLAISVLIFAGTQILPGDVAQAILGQSATPESLANLREQLGLNDPAYVRYFHWLGGVLTGDLGTAMSSGQDIATSIKGRLWNTLFLAFWAAIVAVPLAIILGLIAVRYRNGWVDKLISGLALASTSFPEFFIGYLLVYFFAVKWQIFPAISTVYDGMPFGERMQAIALPATALTLVVLAHMMRMTRAAILNVMQSAYVETAELKGLSAFAVIRRHAFPNAIAPIINVVMLNLAYLIVGVVVVEVIFVYPGMGQYLVDHVTKRDVPVVQAVGLIFAAVYISLNIIADIAAIIANPRLRHPK, encoded by the coding sequence ATGTCTTCACCCATCCTGAAACTGATTGCCCAGCGCATTGCGCTGGGCATCCTCCTTCTGTTGGCCATTTCGGTCCTGATCTTCGCCGGCACCCAGATTCTGCCCGGCGACGTCGCGCAAGCCATTCTCGGACAATCGGCGACGCCGGAGTCGCTCGCCAATCTGCGCGAGCAGCTCGGGCTCAACGACCCGGCCTATGTCAGGTATTTCCACTGGCTCGGCGGGGTGCTGACCGGCGATCTGGGCACCGCCATGTCGAGCGGCCAGGATATCGCGACATCGATCAAGGGCCGGCTGTGGAACACGCTGTTCCTCGCCTTCTGGGCGGCGATCGTGGCCGTGCCGCTGGCGATCATCCTCGGCCTGATCGCGGTGCGCTACCGCAATGGCTGGGTCGACAAGCTGATCTCCGGGCTGGCCCTGGCCTCGACCTCCTTCCCGGAGTTCTTCATCGGCTATCTCCTGGTCTATTTCTTCGCCGTGAAATGGCAGATCTTCCCCGCCATCTCGACCGTCTATGACGGCATGCCCTTTGGCGAACGTATGCAGGCTATCGCCTTGCCGGCGACTGCACTGACGCTGGTGGTACTTGCCCATATGATGCGCATGACGCGCGCGGCGATCCTCAACGTCATGCAGTCGGCCTATGTCGAGACGGCTGAGCTCAAGGGGCTTTCGGCCTTCGCGGTCATCCGCAGACACGCCTTTCCGAATGCCATCGCGCCGATCATCAACGTCGTCATGCTCAACCTCGCCTATCTCATTGTCGGCGTCGTCGTGGTCGAGGTGATCTTCGTCTATCCCGGCATGGGGCAGTATCTGGTCGATCACGTCACCAAGCGCGACGTGCCGGTGGTGCAGGCGGTCGGCCTGATCTTCGCGGCAGTCTACATCAGCCTCAACATCATCGCGGACATAGCGGCGATCATCGCCAATCCGCGTCTCAGACATCCAAAGTGA
- a CDS encoding alkaline phosphatase family protein, producing MALKSKLLLIVLDGVPYRNWRRLMGNLEGWVQSGEARVWKMRSVLPSTSACCYASIHTGVSPQVHGILSNENRFRVGQPDIFSEVSKAGGKTGAVTHSYWSEFFRSYPFDLVEDMEFDEPGGPITHGRFHTMTGYNLRNQMTPSDVDLFATLTMLTKRHGIDYGILHTCTLDSMGHRFGHDCHEMDHAVYAMDAMLAGFLPGWIAAGYEVMVTADHGQTDRGHHGGHDDEMQDFALYYFGSGKGPDANTLLDQLQLAPTVLSRLGVPVPATMKAKAFLG from the coding sequence ATGGCGCTCAAATCCAAGCTTCTGCTGATCGTCCTCGATGGCGTTCCCTACCGCAACTGGCGCCGGCTGATGGGCAACCTCGAGGGTTGGGTGCAATCGGGCGAGGCACGGGTCTGGAAGATGCGCTCCGTGCTGCCGTCGACCTCGGCCTGCTGCTATGCCTCGATCCACACCGGGGTGTCGCCGCAGGTGCATGGCATCCTCTCCAACGAGAACCGCTTCCGCGTCGGGCAGCCCGACATCTTCTCCGAAGTCAGCAAGGCCGGCGGCAAGACCGGCGCGGTTACCCATTCCTACTGGTCGGAGTTCTTCCGGTCCTATCCGTTCGATCTGGTCGAGGACATGGAATTCGACGAGCCAGGCGGGCCGATCACGCATGGCCGCTTCCACACCATGACCGGCTACAATCTGCGCAACCAGATGACGCCGAGCGATGTCGATCTGTTCGCGACGCTGACGATGCTGACCAAACGCCACGGCATCGACTACGGCATCCTGCACACCTGCACGCTGGACTCGATGGGCCATCGCTTCGGCCACGACTGCCATGAGATGGACCATGCCGTCTATGCCATGGACGCCATGCTGGCGGGGTTCCTGCCGGGCTGGATCGCGGCCGGCTATGAGGTGATGGTCACCGCCGACCACGGCCAGACCGATCGCGGCCATCACGGCGGCCACGACGACGAGATGCAGGATTTCGCGCTGTATTATTTCGGGTCGGGGAAAGGGCCGGATGCGAACACGCTGCTCGACCAGCTGCAGCTGGCGCCGACGGTGCTGAGCCGGCTGGGCGTGCCGGTGCCGGCGACGATGAAGGCGAAGGCGTTTTTGGGGTGA
- a CDS encoding S8 family serine peptidase has translation MAAEAVIRFAAILAAAITIAAVPASAQTNATSPGRTKIDCNNAANATAADCAKDNGGEKGGSGAGQPGAVFLPALIVDLFPNPAERPVPVPTPAPRQDPGTSPAVPADTQAGASAGGPIVSPTDLIAVQPPRAVAGDFVPDEVLVTVDGDAGAVQQIAASFGLEVRSQRQSRLLGTTLVRFGIPDGRPVGIVLAQLAADGRTQRREPNHIYSLQQAAGIVNYAFERIALDAKQASGENVRVAVIDTGIDDTNPALAGVIAGQFDAMPDVPIEKRDHGTSVDGLIAGVGALEGMAPGARIYHARAFEGGKSTMDVILSALDWAAEQDVRIINMSFVGPKNDLLGVACRNARALGIVLIAAAGNNGPKAPYGYPAAFDGVIAVTATDAKDGLMPQANRGAYVFISAPGVEMVAPSGAGTDVVTGTSFAAAIVSGAIANLIHAAPDRSADDIEKALAATARDLGPKGRDNDFGYGLLDIKAAGAGKE, from the coding sequence ATGGCGGCTGAGGCGGTCATTCGATTTGCGGCGATCCTTGCGGCGGCGATCACAATCGCCGCCGTGCCCGCGTCGGCGCAGACCAACGCCACCAGTCCCGGCCGGACGAAAATCGATTGCAACAACGCGGCCAATGCCACGGCAGCCGACTGTGCCAAGGACAATGGCGGTGAAAAGGGCGGTTCGGGTGCCGGGCAACCCGGCGCGGTCTTTCTGCCTGCTTTGATCGTCGACCTCTTCCCCAATCCGGCCGAACGTCCGGTTCCCGTGCCGACACCCGCTCCACGCCAGGACCCGGGCACCTCACCGGCCGTTCCCGCCGATACACAGGCTGGAGCCTCGGCCGGCGGGCCGATCGTCTCGCCGACCGATCTCATCGCCGTTCAGCCGCCGCGCGCCGTGGCCGGCGATTTCGTGCCCGACGAGGTGCTGGTGACCGTCGACGGCGATGCCGGCGCCGTGCAGCAGATCGCCGCCTCGTTCGGCCTCGAGGTGCGCTCGCAGCGTCAGTCCAGGCTGCTCGGCACCACTTTGGTGCGCTTCGGCATTCCCGACGGCCGTCCGGTCGGCATCGTGCTGGCGCAGCTGGCCGCCGACGGCCGCACGCAGCGGCGCGAGCCCAACCACATCTATTCGCTGCAGCAGGCGGCCGGCATCGTCAACTATGCCTTCGAGCGCATCGCGCTCGACGCCAAACAGGCCAGCGGCGAGAATGTCCGCGTCGCGGTGATCGACACCGGCATCGACGACACCAATCCGGCGCTGGCCGGGGTGATCGCCGGGCAGTTCGACGCCATGCCCGACGTGCCGATCGAAAAGCGCGATCACGGCACCTCGGTCGATGGGCTGATCGCCGGTGTCGGTGCGCTGGAAGGCATGGCGCCGGGCGCCAGGATCTACCACGCGCGCGCCTTCGAAGGCGGCAAGTCGACCATGGACGTCATTCTCTCCGCACTCGACTGGGCAGCCGAACAGGACGTGCGCATCATCAACATGAGCTTCGTCGGGCCCAAGAACGACCTGCTCGGCGTCGCCTGCAGAAATGCCCGCGCGCTGGGCATCGTGCTGATCGCCGCCGCCGGCAACAACGGGCCGAAGGCGCCCTATGGCTACCCGGCCGCCTTCGACGGCGTCATCGCGGTGACCGCAACCGACGCCAAGGATGGGCTGATGCCGCAGGCCAATCGCGGCGCCTATGTCTTCATCTCGGCGCCCGGCGTCGAGATGGTGGCACCGAGCGGCGCCGGTACGGATGTCGTCACCGGCACCTCGTTCGCCGCGGCGATCGTCAGCGGCGCCATCGCCAATCTGATCCACGCAGCGCCCGACCGCTCGGCCGACGACATCGAGAAAGCGCTGGCCGCTACGGCCAGGGATCTCGGCCCCAAGGGGCGCGACAACGATTTTGGTTACGGGCTGCTGGATATCAAGGCGGCTGGGGCGGGGAAGGAATAG